The DNA window CGGTCCCGGGACCAGTTCGTGGTTGGCGTGCATATCCTCAACAACCTCGGCGACAAGTTTCCGAATCCCTTTCAGGGCCGCCTCGGGGGTCTGTGCCAGCCAACTCAAGCTGGGAAATTCGGCGCAGAGCCCGATGTGCTCTCCGTCTTCTTCCGACCAAGTGACCCGGTAGGTGTATTTGTCATCTTTCTGTTGAGCCATCTTCAA is part of the Geoalkalibacter sp. genome and encodes:
- a CDS encoding type II toxin-antitoxin system HicB family antitoxin, with the protein product MAQQKDDKYTYRVTWSEEDGEHIGLCAEFPSLSWLAQTPEAALKGIRKLVAEVVEDMHANHELVPGPIATKRFSGKFMVRVPPEVHRQLAIEAAEAGVSLNRLASSKLSH